The genomic window CGAATCGCTCCAGGCAAGCAAGCTGTGATGGCAATTGGAGTAGATGAACAACCAAGCaaagaaactttgaagaaaatCGGAGACATTCCTGCCATTGAAGAGTTTGTTTTCCTCAAACTATAGGTTAATACTTTACATGGATGCacataagaaaaaactcaGAGATCGATATAATCTTAAATGATGATTTATTCTGTACTAATGATACAATCGAGTGTACATGAAACAAATTACATAGTTGATTTTTTCCAAAGCGGCATGTCGACGAAGTGATGTGTTATTGTTGCAGCCAGCCAGggattttttcttgttttctcagagagaagaaatacaGAGATTGATGGAGCCTATGAACCAGTGAGAAATGGGATCTGAGCCACAGTTGTTGGGATCTCGAAATGAAGATTATGAACGGCCAGATAAGCTGCGATACCAGCAGCATAGCcagcaaaagcaaaaccacTAACCTgcatggagaaaaaaaaaaaaaactgagttTCTTGCGCAGAGCCACAAGAGTATTGAGTTTCAGTCTGGTTAATGCAATGTTGTGTTGTTGATCGTTAGACAAGCCGGAAGAATGTATCTTACCTTTCGGAAATACCAAAAGAAATCGACTTTCTCCATCCCCATGAAGGCTACACCAGCAGCAGAACCAATGACAAGCATCGAACCACCAGTGCCGGCACAGAATGCAATGAGCTGCCAAAATTCAGAATCTTGAGGGAACGATGTGAGATCATACATCCCCATAGTCGCTGCAACCAGTGGAACATTGTCTATGATTGCTGATACAACACCGATAGCACTTGCAATGAGCTCAACGTTGGGTATATTGGCATCAAGGTAGTTTGCAATCTCCCGGAGTATCCCAGCTGCCTCAAGGctggaaaaaaggaaaacaacaTCAGAAAAGATTGTGAATTCTTAAGAGTAATGGAACATAAGGAGTTTGGAGATGAACAGTTGATTTAATACCTGCTTACGGATAAAAGAATCCCgaggaaaaacagagcacCTTGTGTGTCTATTCGAGATAAGGCTTGAGGTACTTTGAGCTTTTGTCTTTCTGATTCACCGTAATGAATGGCATCTGTCAAGATCCAAAGAACTCCAAGACCCAACAAGATACCCATGTAAGGAGGCAATCCAGTTAGAGCTTTAAAGACTGGAACAAAAACCAATGCTCCAAGGCCAACTCCAAAAACTAGCTTCCCTCTTGGAGCCATCTTTTCAGAAGCCAATACATCTTTAGGATCCTGTTCCTTTCCATTTACCTcactgagaaagaaaaaaaacttacatcaATTAGCATATACATTGCAAACATTTACGAGACAGTTGAAGCCAAACATAGTCTCCTTTTTCGTTTGAGGATGCAAGAAGAACTTAACCTGGTCAAAGACATGAGGGCTAGTGGAACAGCAAGAGACACAACCGAAGGTAGAAAAAGGTCCTGAAAGGAATGTAAGTAAACCTCCATCAAGAACATCAAAGTTGGAGTGACCAAATAGGGGAATACTTTAACCACTTTTGTCTATACAGTTCAAAACACTTAGAGAGCATGCCGAGTAACAAAACCAGCTGTCGTACCATGATCACGATCAGAGgctccaacaaaaaattacgACATTAAGTAACTTCAGAATCACTGGTGCTTTAGCCAACCTTTACTTTCTTATTCTTTCTGAGTCAAATACAGGCAACTCCACAAATTTTCAATACCAGAAATTCGAAACAAAGGATCTTGTTCAGGGTCTGCATCTTAACTTTGATATAGACAGCTACCTAATTATTAACAGCAGGGAGCTTAGTGGTAAATTGTGATCTCCAGCCACTTTCAGAATCAAGCTCTTTACTAAACAACCAAATCTAAACTCATGAACTATTCAGTCCTACTTCTAAGCATTCGCTACTTGCGCttatgaaagaaaatgagGAACATTAACTATCtcagaagagaaggagaaccTTCATAGTCGGCAAGGTGGATATCTGACCATGAATCCATAACATAGTTGTAGTAACATCACCAATTGGAGTCCATGCTCCTCCTGCATTTGCTGCTATCACTACCACACCTCCTAGAAGTCTGCCATTGGTCATTGAGCGTACAAACTAACGTTATAATACAGAGTATTATCGTAAGAggtataacaaaatttaaactctAGGTACATGGCCAGTATGTTTCCTTGAGAATCTTAAGGTCTATATGTAGGGAGTCAAAAACTAACTAACTAATAGGAGAGCATTAAGAAAAGGTTTCCATACTTGCGGTACTCTGATTGTGGAACCAGTTTCCTTATTAAAGAAACCATGACAATGGTAGAGGTCAGATTGTCTAGAATCGAACTGAGAAAGAAAGTCACAAAGCCAACCTGCGACGccataaatcaataaaaaggaaattcaTGTccttaaagaagaagacacagaAGCTAATAACTTTCAAGCTACAGTAAATCACATACCACCCATAAAAGTGTCTTTGGCTTCCGAGTGGTGATATTGTCTGTAACCAACTTAAACCCTTGGTGAGCATCAACTATCTCCACAATGGTCATTGCGCCAAGCAAGAAAAATACTATTTCACTAACTTCAGCTGTTGCATGTTGAAGATCTAAAACAGCTATTTCAGTTGAAGGAGCCTGTTAACAAGGAATTCAATATacacaaaaatcatatacattAATCATAAATTTAAGTATAAGATAGACAACTTTTTGCGCAGATTCTTACCCCTATGCTCCGCACAACCCACAAACTCACAGCCATCAAAAGTCCTATTCCACTTTTATTAAAAGCTAAAGACTCTTCAAAGATGATGCCAGCGTATCCTATTCCAAACAACAATGCCATAGCAACATCCTGTAACATAACATTGTCCATAGATAATTGTTAATCAAAATTCTGCATTTTGAGttgaaaccaaagaacataaaaacaaagaatcacACCTGATTAGCAGCGACCCAGGAATGGTTAATGGCAGCTGTTCCTGTAAGAGCTGCTGCAAGAATAGCAAGAGCTTTGATTATATCTGTCTTTGGCTGATAATTCGCCTCAAAGTAACTTGAACTAGGTTCATCAACCGAGCATAACGGGTCACATAATCCTGATGAGTCCATCAAATCCTGTGGATCACAGAAAGATATAAACTTTCATTTCTGTAGCAATGACCATCGATTACTACACCCATTTTagtgttcttcttcaggtcACTATATGAATGAAACTTATCCAATTAGAAAATATGTGACTTGTTCATGAGTAATTAGCTAAGATTGGATCAAAAGCGAAAATGGGTAATCATCAAAATCGAATTTTGTACTAAGACAACATCGTGGAAACTCGAACCTCATCGATTGGTTCAtcgagagaagaaggagaagaagagctcCTTATCTTATCCTCGGCCCTCACGAGAACACCATGTTTGGATAACCTCGTCGAGCCTGTAACTCCAGATACTTTCGAAAAGGAAACATTTTGCGGCAATCGGGTGGAGATGGAGATAGGTGATGAAGTCGCGATGACGTGTCTCTTCGTCAACTGATGCGGCGGTGCAAAGTGAGAACCGATAGGAAACACCGCCATTGGCGAACACCAGAGAAAGATACGGAGGGAGAGATTTAAGTAGTGAAGatggagaggaagagagagagcgatAAAATCTCCGGCCGTCCGGCGATGTAATGAAATTACCGGTCAAAGTAGAAGTGTGTCTGTGTAGTTTGCAAATATCTTAAATTCTGGGATTTTACAATCTAATccctttaaaacaaaaacaactacTTTTAAgcttaatataattttactgGAAAAGTTACATAATATTTTAGCACATTaactagttaaaaaaatttcaaattttcagtctattttcaaaataaataaataataacatttcATATCTAATTGATTGATGAAAAAACATCCATAACACTAACACAAACAACTATACTATAATTTCTAACTAATCTGATTATGCttaaaaattctaattaattcattttcatgtcttctttttttaagttgGGACATGATTGGGATTAAACTATTCTTAATCATTTAGACTAATTTGGTCtagtaacaaaataaacctTTCATTGATTATTGCTTgttgaaataagaaacaaacaaataagaatTTGTGCACGTCTACTATAGTGACTAGTGAGTGATGTGGTTTGGTGGCATTACTACAATATTTAGGTGTGAGTAAATCTTAGCCTCTCAGTTCCACTGCTCGACGTGACTGACATCTGAGAAACATTCAGAAAAATTGGACCagaaaaaatttacaaacacaaaagattcaatctatttttaaatgttaataatttggtctaataatattatagtatTCTTGCTTTCTTTGTTACCGCGCTTGTGAAAATGtgggaaaacaaagaaaaaacgtttTGCACGTCTTTAGCTCAAGTGAGTGAGTGAGTTATGTGGGTTGGTGACTTGGTGGCATTACAACACTTTAAGAGCGTGAATAAGCTTAGCCTTTCAGTAAGTACCATCACTACTCGTCGCAACTGTGACAGTGACATCAAAGaaactttaagaaaacttAGACAATCTAATtttacaaacacaaaagattCCAACCTTTTTATACCACCCAGATAATCCCAAAAAAATGTCTGGGTGTAACATTTACTAGTAATAGTTCTtcagccaaaaacaaaacccaagaaaaaaGGCTACTAAAATACTACTAATATATATCAGCCTACGACCGTTTAATTAAAATCCTTGAGGTAACGACGGTGACGTAGTGTGACCCATAGTAGCAGGTGACCAGAAATCAGCACCGTTGGAATTTTCCACGTGTACGGTGGATGAGACAGGTACTAGACATAATCCTCTGCTTCTCAAGTCTTTCGCTTTCATCGCCGCCATTACATCTCCGGTGACAACTCCACCGTCCTAATAAACGTCGCCGACATGTCAGAAGTAtcatttcattaataaaaaataattaagagagaaagagagagacttcTACTTACGAGAGAATGGTTGATTAGATAAGGAGAGCAAAGGACTTGAATCTGATCTTGTAAGAATTTGATGTAACCCATCGCTTCATGCAACACAGAAGCTGCATCTGTCTgtcatttaattttatttttgtatcagTCAGAAAAGTCAAATTTTACTATTGCAAATAGTGTcatttatagatattttacTATTGCAAATAGGGTCATTTATAGATATTTGTTTGGTAATTTTACCCCTCTAAAAAGGTACACATTGTTTAACTAATGTACAATGATGATGGTTAAACATAAACCAGActagaataaagaaaaacaaagatactttaatttattgatCAAGTTTCATTGTCTTTCATGTCTTTTTGAAGTTCACATTGGATGCCAATTTATGCTACACTACCCCAAATCGCGACTTCTTAAGCTTCCTTTTGGAAAAACTCAATATGAAATACTATattaatattcaaaacaaattatttttcattacttTGGTGTTATGTTATGATTAGAGGTCTTTCTTGCTTGActtaacaaaatcataaattgCATCATTATAAAAGAATTTGAGTTAGATATAAAAATCACCTTGCCGTATGGAGAAACCAACTGCTGCAACGCTGCAATTCTTTCCCCTAACCTTTCTTTCCTGAcctaattttaatattttaacaaccaaaacgaaaaaagatAAACAGTAAATCTATAACATTATGGTCAAGAGAATATTAATCTATAACAATATGGATCATAAAGAAATGTGTATATACATACTATTAAATGTCACACCTTTGCAATTCCAACTGATGATTTCTCTTGATTTCGTTTCCCTTTCTTGCCCGGTTTTCGATTTTGATCCGACTCTTGCCCATTACCCGTTCcggttctcttcttcttcacaagacACACACAATAAAAAACACATCTTTAAATTTGTAATCCTTAATTACATGCAACTATGCAAATAAAGAATCAGTAATGAGAGACTTACGGTtgatgatttagtagatttaTCGACCGTACACGCGTCGTTTGAGTTCCTGCAATCAATCTTAATGCATGAAGGGTCAAGATCAGAGACTCCGGAGGTTGGAACAGAAGGTTCTAGGAAGAGTGACTCGTCGTCGTTTTGATAGCCTCCACTAAAACAGAGCATTCTTGAGCCAGTTTTGCCGGAGAATACAAAACCTAAACTGTCTTCTCCACCATCGCCGACATTACCCTCAGGTTGGTGGTCGGAAGAGGAGCTGAGAACGCCGTCAGAGAACATAAGAAGTTCGGAGAAGCTCGTTACTCCTTCAGCTTCCATCATAGCTCGGTCGTCCTGATCCTCTGCGGTATCTCCCATCGTGACTTTTCGTGGAAAGAggttagaaagaaaacaaagagaaagtgagaaaacATTAACCAgaggattttttttggtgaaatgtttttctctttaccTTTTTTAGACTTTTATAACTGGTTtattcacaaaatggctgatgttctaatatttatttatatacatatatatatacaattattagttttctctttttttgttttctttaacatcACCTGTCTAAATTCTACGAAGGAAAATgtaatgtttcttttcttaaaatcaaaaacattatacTATCTATCTATTTGGTTAGTGTTAAACTGttaattcaagaaaaaagatagTGATACTTTTGTTGATAATGGGTATTCAGTTTATGTGACACTTGTATGGATACTTCTGTATAACAATCTAGtgaagtgatgatgattagTGTTGATTGATAAGTCGTTAAGGGAGGGATAGAAAGGGAATTATAGAAATGTTGAAGAGAAAATTGGGTCAAAGCCACCTGGCCCGAGAAAACTGTAGTTTTGATTTACACGAAGCTGATGTTTCGTTTCtcacctttttctttcttagtaACTGCTGCATTCCCTTTTTTTGAGTCTCTCTTTCTAGAAGttagacaaaataataaatgagtGTCACACACGTATTCAATATCGAACTAGTACTCATTATTCATTTATTCAATAAAACCATTATTACCAAAccatacaaatattttttagattaCCACTATCATGTTTATCATATAGTTATGAACATACAGTCACATGAAACTACAACTActaaattaaactaaatttttacTAACTGACATGTACCAGGTTTGACACGTGCAAAGACTCTGCAAACACGTGTGTGGTAAGAAGAAAGTGAACTCCACAAGTTGGCAAACCACTAAAATAAATCCATAAGAGGAAaggtcaaaaaaaaatcataaagatTATTAAGTAGTCCAACTTTTCTCTCTAGCTTCTACTTTTAACTCcagaagcaaaaacaatctcaaaaagactttggttttggttaggTTGGTTTCATATAAGATTTTCGAGTTTTCGACAAGGACCTAAACTCTTAGCTACTGTTTATTGTCCCTTAGCTACATATATATCACTTTAATTACCCAAACAATCCctaatctttctctctcgttATTACTTAACTGCCACTTCTACTTTGCTCTGATGAGTTTCTTTCATTACCAAAGATGAGATTAAGTAATGTGATGTTTTCGAATCTAAGAATGTAACAATTTTATTCAGGATCatggaaacaaacaagaagCTAGCTACTCAAACAAGACAACGACCAATTCAGCAGTCAATCACAGAAAGTCAAGACAACTAAAAAGGAAAGACAAAGACACATGAACAACCCCTGTTCTTGATATAGCTATCAAAAGTAGAAAACTGATGGTACCCATTTAACAAATCGTCCAAACTTGTTCCAACACTCTCAGGGACATAACGTCGAACACTTGGTGTGCgttattattcaaaacaaatctctttCAACTTCGTCGCTGCTGATTCGTCAATTGAGTACTGCAAATGATTGAGAACAGACAGTTAACACAAAGGGTACCTAGATTTAAAAGAAACCCAGAATCTTTGTTACCTTCTTGAGTACCCAAAGTGAGTGATTATAGGCTCGCTGGAAGAGTTCGTCGAGGGATGTTTCGCTTTGATCGACTTCACGGTAATTAACGAAATTCTCCCTGGCGTACTTGGCGTAATACGGCCTTGAATCCGCCGGCAAAAGTCTCACCAGCCTCATAACGCCGCCGTATACTCTCAGCACCTTCTTCATTTTCGTTTACCTTCTGCAACACGTTACCCAATTCTAGGACTCTAATACTGTATCATAAACATCCATGGGCTCTTAATGGGCCTTTAATAATAAGCAATTACAGACCGGTTAAACGTTCACATTTGAGGGTTTAAAACCGGTTCAAACAAGacttttaaagtttaaatctCTTGATCTCTTAAACCGGTCTCTATCGATTACAGAAACCATAACTCAAAACATCTCTCCAGatggaaataaacaaaaactttcatAATCATAACACAAAGCCTTAACTTCTTTAACTGTTAAAAATGAACCTATCATCCAATTTCGAAgaaaatctttctttctttcttttgcctCAAATTTCAAGGTCTTCAAAGTACCCCAAAAATGTGAAACAAAGAACTGAACAAACCCGATGCTTTGCAGGGTTTGGTGTCTTCATATCTCGGGGTTTGGGTAAGTATGTGTTCCAGTATTGTCCTTGCATTAGATCTAAAACCTTCATGATTGAATCTAAAGtctactttcttcttcttttccgtGATCCAGTATTGGTTGGTTTCTCTGCAACTGACTCGGTTTCCATAGTTTGTTTGCTACTTCCAGCAACAGATGTCTCACATTCACCTTCCTTGCCTGTTTTTAACTTCTCGACATTTTCCTCTGAAACTAAAGGTTTGCTGTTTATCGACCAACGCCTATGCTTAAACCAGTTATTAACCTACAGAACATAATCAGTTCTTAGCAGAGATGAAACTAGGTCGACTAAAAGGGAGaactaaacaaacaatttacTAGGAGAAACTTCTTACTTGCTTAACTGTCATTTGTAGCTCTTTGGCTAAGCTCTCCTTCGTGGCTTTGTCTGGATATTGATTCTCTTGAAAAGATATGTACAGTCTCTGCATAAAAGAGGGATCCTTTCAATCCATTGCTCCCTCCCTCATAATAATGTAAGATTGGCACCTTAAAGCCTCAAGACAGCTATATCTTTTTACCTGAGTTTTGGGATCTGTCTGTTTACATGCTGAAGAGCtgcttttttcaatttcaccAGAACCACCATTTTCTCCAGGACCTTCTTGTGGCATTTCTAAGGTATCCTTTTTATCTGCCCTTTTCGACTTCCGTATAAGTTTCTTAGAAGTATGATCTTCTGCATTTGAAGACTGTTTCAGAGGTACAGTGTCCCCTTCATCTTCCGACTCGGAATCTTCTTTTCCCATTCTTGCAGTTTTATCCCAATCGTCATCATCACTTGACGAAGTCGGAACATTGTCATATTCCTCCTGcacatagaagaaaaataccaTTCAGAGGTTTTTCCAAAGCCAGATAGAAATCGAttatcaagaaaaagagagatcacTCACATCATACAACTTTTTGTAATCCAGCCTTTCAACATTCCTCCTTCTGGATACACCGGCAGGACCATCATCAAGCCCAACATCTGACTCTAAAATTGCATCACCTTGGAGCTGAGACGTCTGTCTGCCAGGATCCTCAAGTGGTGTATCTTCAGCTTGCTGATTAGTCTCATCTCCTTTGAAGGAAGTTTCAAGATCTTCAGTGTCTGATGTACAATCAGAATTTGAACtttctttatcatcatcacaagtCGGGGCATCAGGATCATAGTCATCATCCTCAGAATCATCAGATGGAAGGGCCATTACATCTTTCATTATATCTTTCCCTTCTTTAAATGACTCAATCATTTCGTCAGATGCAGATGTGAATTCAGTTTCATCAGAACTACCATCTTCGTTCTCAGATTCTTCATTGTCATCACTGccatcttcatcattttcattatcATTCAAACAATCTGGATCAtactcttcatcatcagaatcatcTGAAGGAAGATCACAGTCAAGATTTTGACCTCCACCAACCAGCGCTGCTGCTGCCTCAGGAAATATTTTCTACACAAAAGTTCAAGGCAGGTGTGTTTTTAAGTGTTTTCTCCTCTTTAACAATAAAAACCTcaacatatatagttatataccTCCCAACTGTCGCTGACCGAAAATTTTGTCCCTAAAGAATCATTAAGCAAGTCCAAGCTGTCATCTTTGCAATCACATCCGGGGCATAGCCAACCCTCATCATCCGGAGGaactacaaaaattaaaaccaacaaaaaagacaGCTGTAGATACCAGCAAGAACTGCTTAAAACACTACCAAGTACGTAGGCAGAGAATATTACTATCTTCTTTCCGCAGAGGTGGTTCAAGACAGTATTGGTGAAAGCCTCGATCGCAAAACCCATCGCATAGTATGATATCATTATCAACAGACAAGTCCTTTGAACCACATTTTGCACAGAAGATCTGCGATTAAACAACTGCTCGTATTATCAATACTTCTAGAGACACAAACTGGTTCTATCAGGATAAACAAGGGAACAAAGGTTGAGTTCAGAACAATATTCTCTTACATCCTCGCTAGAAATCTCTCCATCAGTATCAAATAAAGACTCTGGAAGGCTTCCTTCAGCACAGAGTGTGTCAAGGTGCTGAAAAAGATCTCTAATTTTAAGCTTGCGCCGCAAAATTTCCTTTGTGGCTCGTTCAAGCTCTTTCTCTGGCCTTATCTTTTCCAGGCTACAAAGAACACATAATCAACAAGACTGAGTGAGATCAGAAATATATCTCACAGAGGATACCTATAACTCTCAAATAATGCATGAATAAGAGGGAAAACAAATGTCATCAAGAGACAAACCTTGAACCTTTCCAGCCTTCTAACGAATAGGCGTCAATTAGGCTTTGCTCATAGTTAATCCGGTTTAGAAAGTATCGAAGTTTCTTTTTGATTCTTGTGtactcatcatcttctctaaCTTGTCCTTTGTTCATAgtcttattctttttctttggtcgACCTACAGGTGTGGAATTAGCAACAACCGAAGATGGTCCAGCATCTTCCTTAGATCTCTGAGCTCTCTTGTGACTTGCAAACAACACATTCCTTTCTCCACCTCCTCCTAACCTCTTCGAACTCGTAGATGCCCTGGACCGGTTGTGGATTTCAAATTGTCCACGGCAAGGAAGACCGATGACAAGCTCACGATGAGACCCTGAAAATTTGGTATTGGTATTAGAATCCTTCTTCACGGTTTGAGGGGTTGGTTTCTGTTCTTCATTCCCCTTTCCATGATCCATAATCTCATGATGCAAATGTCCATTTCCGTTTGCATCAGTTGGCATGTGACTCCCTGCCTCTGATGATTTGCCTTGTTCAGATACTCTGTCAACAGTTGGACTAATCTCTCCTCCATTATCTACATTTGTCTGCTTCAAACCAGATCCACTACTTCTAGTTACCCGCTTACTTACTGCTTTATACATTCTCTACAATCAACTAGCTATGTTTATACTGCTATCCTCGAAGATGATGCACTCAGGCGTTTCTAAATCAGCAAAGGTTTAAATACTTGTAGATTCctatataatcaaacaaagaagcaaaacacaCGTATATCAGATCAGAATCAATATGAGCAAACACAAGAGAAAAacccacaaaagaaaaatgggagCTTGGTAAATATTTCTGCGATTGCTTCGTCTAGTTCCTAAGCTACTTACGTGCTTGACAGAGATCTTAAACAAGAACATCAGACAAAAAACACAGATCGACCCTTGATATGGTTTTCGATGagcacaagagaagaaaaaacgcGATAAAGTAATCTTAGCTATAACGAGGTTAGATTTGGGTATTGCTAAGCTGAGTATtgaattttctaaatttctacGAGATAAGAAAACAACCCAGACACTAAATGTTAAGCTTTTTCGATCTCTCTATCCGCCAaaaattttacctttttcccTCGCCCGCGAAATGTCCCGCGAGAATTGAGAAGAAACTCGGTGGGTgagttgagaagaagaagaaaaaaagaagagagagccTTGCAAGGTCGCTCAGAAGACAAAGGGAACGGAGAAACGGCGTAATTTGGGCTTCATTATGCATTATATTCTTAATGGGTCTACTTATGAGGCCCATTTGCATATCAATGTCTTggtattgttgttttgtttctctctttttcgtCCCGTGACATGTTAAGGAGCCTTAAAAAGCCAACAAAAACTTGTACCTGGCTAATAGACAAAAGAAATACTcttgttttactaaaatagGCCATGAAAGTGATTCCCTCAAATCCCATGTGCACAACCTGATGACTCTGTACGGGCCTTCTTTGTACCCACATCATTACCGGCTTCATTTGCAGGCCGTTTTCCTCTGTCGTAGCAAAAAGGAAACATACAACCATGAATCACAAGTcacaaacattcaaaagaCTCACATTCAACTTTGGATCCAAATCAGCTTACCTTTCAACAATTTCTACAGGTTCGTGCATTCTTTCTTGAGGACCTTTCTCTCCAAATTTACTCAAACTTGTCAAACCTTCCGTAACcatcttgatttcttctccACTTACATTGCCCAAGCTCTGGAATCATTGAAAAAATGTCAGAAAACGGCTAAAATAAGAAGAACACGATAATGGAAAGAACAATATCACACAACCAAGAAACTATTGTGCAGAATCAGGTATTTATCCTGttggaaaatatgaaaaaaattggCCCTGAGTCCCGATTCCGTTCAAATTCATGTGCCACACCAAAATAGTTGGTTTGAGTAAAACAGGAGATATACACAGGTATTCACGTCTCTGTACCTTGTCAGAATCAGGCATGATGTGCTCGTTCAAGGAGTTATGAAACTTGCTAGCACCAAAGTCAGGATATTGCATCTCTTCGGACTTCTCTTTCGGGTTATGTTCTGGATTCCCTTTCTGGTTATCTTCTGGATTCTCCTCTTCGCtttcagtttctttctctctctctctttctttctctttctcattctcatcTATATCTATGATGATGAATTCAGAGAGAAGATGCATCGGCTTAGAAGTAGCCCGaacatgttctttttttttaggacTGGCACCCACAACCATGTATGTTGTCGCTAGAGAAACCCTAACATATCCTTCGTCACAAACTTTAGTACCATTGCTCATCTTACAGATGGCCACCACTTCTCCTTTATAGATCTCAATACTGGATACTATCACTGCATGATATG from Arabidopsis thaliana chromosome 3, partial sequence includes these protein-coding regions:
- a CDS encoding complex 1 protein, LYR family protein (unknown protein; LOCATED IN: mitochondrion; Has 34 Blast hits to 34 proteins in 14 species: Archae - 0; Bacteria - 0; Metazoa - 0; Fungi - 0; Plants - 34; Viruses - 0; Other Eukaryotes - 0 (source: NCBI BLink).), coding for MKKVLRVYGGVMRLVRLLPADSRPYYAKYARENFVNYREVDQSETSLDELFQRAYNHSLWVLKKYSIDESAATKLKEICFE
- the HAT3.1 gene encoding Homeodomain-like protein with RING/FYVE/PHD-type zinc finger domain-containing protein — encoded protein: MYKAVSKRVTRSSGSGLKQTNVDNGGEISPTVDRVSEQGKSSEAGSHMPTDANGNGHLHHEIMDHGKGNEEQKPTPQTVKKDSNTNTKFSGSHRELVIGLPCRGQFEIHNRSRASTSSKRLGGGGERNVLFASHKRAQRSKEDAGPSSVVANSTPVGRPKKKNKTMNKGQVREDDEYTRIKKKLRYFLNRINYEQSLIDAYSLEGWKGSSLEKIRPEKELERATKEILRRKLKIRDLFQHLDTLCAEGSLPESLFDTDGEISSEDIFCAKCGSKDLSVDNDIILCDGFCDRGFHQYCLEPPLRKEDIPPDDEGWLCPGCDCKDDSLDLLNDSLGTKFSVSDSWEKIFPEAAAALVGGGQNLDCDLPSDDSDDEEYDPDCLNDNENDEDGSDDNEESENEDGSSDETEFTSASDEMIESFKEGKDIMKDVMALPSDDSEDDDYDPDAPTCDDDKESSNSDCTSDTEDLETSFKGDETNQQAEDTPLEDPGRQTSQLQGDAILESDVGLDDGPAGVSRRRNVERLDYKKLYDEEYDNVPTSSSDDDDWDKTARMGKEDSESEDEGDTVPLKQSSNAEDHTSKKLIRKSKRADKKDTLEMPQEGPGENGGSGEIEKSSSSACKQTDPKTQRLYISFQENQYPDKATKESLAKELQMTVKQVNNWFKHRRWSINSKPLVSEENVEKLKTGKEGECETSVAGSSKQTMETESVAEKPTNTGSRKRRRK
- a CDS encoding basic helix-loop-helix (bHLH) DNA-binding superfamily protein, with amino-acid sequence MGDTAEDQDDRAMMEAEGVTSFSELLMFSDGVLSSSSDHQPEGNVGDGGEDSLGFVFSGKTGSRMLCFSGGYQNDDESLFLEPSVPTSGVSDLDPSCIKIDCRNSNDACTVDKSTKSSTKKRTGTGNGQESDQNRKPGKKGKRNQEKSSVGIAKVRKERLGERIAALQQLVSPYGKMQLLCCMKRWVTSNSYKIRFKSFALLI